Proteins from one Nyctibius grandis isolate bNycGra1 chromosome 2, bNycGra1.pri, whole genome shotgun sequence genomic window:
- the SLAIN1 gene encoding SLAIN motif-containing protein 1 isoform X3: protein MGYKLQDLTDVQIMARLQEENKLRRSMPNLARMPSTPTINSNAGFASSPVTVRNSQSFDSNLHGASNGISRMQSCIPSPGQLQHRVHSVGHFPVSVRQPLKATAYVSPTVQGSSSTSSSIPVSNNLQLYSNTGIPMPNKTASQGIVGRSAVPRPSLAINGSGIPRSKIAQPVRSFLQPPKPLSSLSTMRDGNWRDGCY, encoded by the exons ATAAACTTCGAAGAAGCATGCCTAATCTTGCTCGGATGCCAAGTACCCCCACCATTAACAGTAATGCTGGCTTTGCTAGTTCTCCAGTCACTGTGAGGAACAGTCAGAGCTTTGACTCCAATTTGCATGGAGCAAGTAATGGGATTTCAAGGATGCAGTCGTGTA TTCCATCACCAGGACAGCTTCAACACAGAGTTCACAGTGTGGGACATTTTCCAGTGTCTGTCAGACAGCCTCTCAAAGCTACTGCCTACGTAAGCCCAACTGTACAAGGTAGTAGTAGCACTAGTAGCAGTATTCCAGTGTCCAACAACTTGCAGTTATATTCTAACACTGGGATCCCAATGCCAAACAAGACTGCCAGTCAAGGGATTGTAGGGCGCAGTGCTGTTCCAAGACCATCACTGGCCATCAATGGGAGTGGCATACCCAGAAGTAAAATTGCACAGCCAGTTCGAAG TTTTCTTCAGCCTCCAAAGCCACTTTCGTCACTCAGCACGATGCGGGATGGGAACTGGAGAGATGGCTGCTATTGA